The Candidatus Accumulibacter similis genome has a segment encoding these proteins:
- a CDS encoding DUF3489 domain-containing protein — translation MTITLTPTQIEVLTAAAERPDGSVHPLPARLPSGAQKKVLASLLSRHLIFETAVGDEIVYRLTADGCAAVGRAYELPEPITPDAEIEAAVAAIEAEWGPDQAPPDPQPDVVERKPRTRDNSKQAAVIAMLQRPEGATVAQICASTGWLGQTVRGCLAGALKKKLGLTITSEKAAGRDRVYRVGEVAQ, via the coding sequence ATGACCATCACACTCACCCCGACCCAGATCGAAGTCCTCACCGCTGCCGCCGAACGGCCCGATGGCAGCGTTCATCCCCTGCCGGCGCGGCTGCCCAGCGGCGCCCAGAAGAAGGTCCTTGCCAGTCTCCTGAGCCGTCACCTGATCTTCGAGACGGCGGTCGGCGACGAGATCGTGTATCGGCTGACCGCCGACGGCTGCGCCGCCGTGGGGCGCGCGTACGAGCTGCCGGAGCCCATTACCCCGGACGCCGAGATCGAGGCCGCGGTGGCGGCCATCGAGGCCGAGTGGGGGCCGGACCAGGCGCCGCCGGATCCGCAGCCGGACGTCGTCGAGCGCAAGCCGCGAACCCGGGACAACAGCAAGCAAGCCGCCGTGATCGCGATGCTGCAGCGGCCCGAGGGGGCGACGGTTGCGCAAATTTGCGCATCCACCGGATGGCTGGGCCAGACCGTCCGGGGTTGCCTGGCAGGCGCGCTCAAGAAGAAGCTCGGGCTGACCATCACGTCCGAGAAGGCAGCTGGCCGCGATCGCGTTTATCGCGTCGGAGAGGTGGCGCAATGA